A DNA window from Vibrio algicola contains the following coding sequences:
- a CDS encoding type IV secretion system protein has product MDFITLFNHDLHAYILKMTESGDVYDFSHMFLIVLSVLALTTELFHFATDKFDPQAHFVAVMFVLITLILQKSFLPAMDTIWQTGEGLGMAFMEQATGTRDPLYLAKWLTHAIGKMSFSDVSLSDGPSLVIKTAIFYIISLLLSIVMYLVGMWAAWGLALSKLLALLFIPTLAYKPTRSFFISWLEFFLGFVFLMLILRVTGTLAALAMQSEFNSMGMGQCSAGHLCDINAKYFANADTDHFVLTSALSLLLVGSSFKFAQVFSNAASDMSKYASKSLKNGMKSAGQKFFPTSNNAKNSSGDKMNFNTSDIPSHTSTPPQNRHTTSYDLPPHNSNHLK; this is encoded by the coding sequence ATGGACTTCATCACCCTATTTAATCACGATTTACATGCCTACATCTTAAAAATGACTGAGTCAGGGGATGTTTACGATTTCTCACACATGTTTTTAATTGTGCTGAGTGTTCTAGCCCTGACAACTGAACTGTTTCATTTCGCAACAGATAAATTTGATCCCCAAGCTCATTTTGTTGCTGTTATGTTTGTACTAATTACCCTCATTTTACAAAAAAGTTTTCTGCCCGCGATGGATACTATTTGGCAAACAGGAGAGGGGTTAGGGATGGCATTTATGGAACAGGCAACCGGTACTCGCGATCCTCTTTATCTCGCGAAGTGGCTCACTCATGCGATAGGAAAAATGAGTTTCAGCGATGTGTCACTCAGCGATGGTCCTAGTCTTGTGATTAAAACGGCAATTTTTTATATCATATCCCTATTATTATCCATAGTTATGTATCTAGTTGGTATGTGGGCGGCCTGGGGATTGGCGTTATCAAAATTACTCGCATTATTATTTATTCCAACGCTAGCATATAAGCCCACACGGTCATTTTTCATATCATGGCTAGAATTTTTTCTCGGTTTTGTATTTCTTATGTTGATTTTACGAGTCACGGGAACGCTCGCCGCCCTTGCAATGCAGAGTGAATTTAACTCAATGGGAATGGGGCAGTGTAGCGCCGGTCATCTGTGTGATATAAATGCGAAATATTTTGCTAACGCTGATACTGATCATTTTGTATTAACCAGTGCATTATCATTACTGCTGGTCGGTTCAAGTTTTAAATTTGCTCAGGTTTTTTCAAATGCGGCTAGTGATATGAGTAAATATGCGTCAAAATCATTAAAAAATGGAATGAAATCAGCAGGTCAAAAATTCTTTCCCACATCGAATAATGCAAAAAATAGTTCTGGGGATAAAATGAATTTTAATACCTCAGATATTCCATCACATACCTCAACACCACCCCAAAATAGGCACACTACATCATATGATTTGCCTCCGCATAACTCTAACCACCTAAAATAA
- a CDS encoding type IV secretion system protein: MKLWMWGGVIFIASSSIAYATPSASIIARSGFDNTVTGFINNIMSTSNDVQWFCLALLTVLSVLALISEWAHFAMNGLDVERLIMCALFIIITTFLCTHFVEPMDVIWNSADQMSLGFLEGVTGNRDPLYLTIWLNRSLERIISKEPSILLDGLYPILMSMLWNLATILLQIVIYLVGVWATWGFLLSKLLGLIFIPCLAYGPTRPFFDAYVKFFLGFVILLITLRVTGALAALTINAQFQTLGLGCSTLIRCALTNAVSIDISSQSHMIVTCFICIFLVCSSFKISHKLAGSCGSASGGAMQGLGSLTKKALSKGLA, encoded by the coding sequence ATGAAACTATGGATGTGGGGAGGGGTAATATTTATCGCCTCCTCTTCTATTGCATACGCAACGCCATCTGCTTCTATCATCGCTCGTAGCGGCTTTGATAATACCGTGACAGGATTCATTAATAACATAATGTCTACCAGTAATGATGTGCAATGGTTTTGCCTCGCCTTATTAACCGTTTTAAGTGTTTTAGCTCTCATCAGTGAATGGGCACATTTTGCAATGAATGGATTGGATGTGGAGCGGTTAATCATGTGCGCTCTGTTCATTATTATTACCACATTTCTTTGTACTCATTTTGTTGAGCCAATGGATGTGATTTGGAACAGTGCCGATCAAATGAGTTTAGGTTTTCTCGAGGGGGTGACGGGGAATCGCGATCCCCTATATTTAACAATATGGTTAAATAGATCATTAGAACGGATCATATCTAAAGAGCCATCTATTTTGTTAGATGGTTTATATCCAATTTTAATGTCGATGTTGTGGAATTTAGCCACTATTTTGCTTCAAATTGTTATTTATCTAGTAGGGGTATGGGCAACGTGGGGGTTTTTGTTGAGTAAGTTACTCGGCCTAATTTTTATCCCCTGCCTGGCCTATGGCCCAACCAGACCCTTTTTTGATGCGTATGTAAAATTTTTTTTAGGGTTTGTTATTTTACTCATTACTTTACGAGTCACTGGCGCCTTAGCAGCATTAACAATTAATGCACAATTTCAAACGCTGGGGTTAGGGTGTTCCACATTGATCCGATGTGCGTTAACCAATGCTGTATCGATTGATATAAGTTCACAATCACACATGATTGTGACCTGTTTTATTTGCATTTTTTTAGTCTGCTCATCATTTAAAATTTCACACAAACTCGCCGGTTCCTGCGGTAGTGCATCAGGTGGTGCTATGCAAGGATTGGGGAGTTTGACTAAAAAAGCGTTGTCAAAAGGACTAGCGTAA
- a CDS encoding TrbG/VirB9 family P-type conjugative transfer protein encodes MKTTTLALLTILVCSPFAHAQKRCTPLYYKSGQVITVHSALNLGTRIQLPANLITPPLVSNANLWDVEGIQGTNQIVVKPNSNESSGAQTMIYAYTDNGLAFDINMVRTTSTKNEACAIINISHQQASKHQTQDLQSFIAASYQSSNNTEAQVLALRHQLQQERIGNKKKVTDGVMAALRKYRYHIYTRYKYDEGAEFVGNNTISDVYDDGRFTYIRLANPNRGVLSVETMIGGKNAIAPVKYDDAYGMYRITGIYPKFTLRIDDVKIIVTRSDNSSHGAS; translated from the coding sequence ATGAAAACAACAACGCTTGCGCTGCTTACCATATTGGTATGCAGCCCTTTTGCGCACGCTCAAAAAAGGTGTACGCCTCTTTATTATAAGAGTGGTCAGGTCATCACTGTTCATTCAGCGCTCAATCTAGGTACACGAATACAATTACCCGCAAACTTAATTACGCCCCCGTTAGTCTCTAATGCCAACCTGTGGGATGTTGAAGGTATCCAAGGAACAAATCAAATTGTGGTGAAACCTAACTCTAATGAGTCAAGTGGTGCACAAACCATGATTTATGCGTATACGGATAACGGACTCGCATTTGATATCAATATGGTGAGAACGACCAGCACTAAAAATGAGGCGTGTGCAATTATTAATATTAGTCACCAACAGGCATCAAAACATCAAACTCAAGATTTACAGAGTTTTATTGCCGCCAGTTATCAAAGCTCAAATAATACAGAAGCACAGGTTTTAGCTCTACGCCATCAGCTTCAACAAGAGCGTATTGGAAATAAGAAGAAGGTCACAGATGGAGTAATGGCAGCATTACGCAAATATCGTTATCACATTTACACCCGTTATAAATACGACGAAGGCGCTGAATTTGTCGGTAATAACACTATTTCGGATGTTTATGATGATGGTAGATTTACCTATATTCGATTAGCGAATCCAAACCGTGGCGTGTTATCCGTTGAAACTATGATCGGCGGAAAAAATGCAATTGCCCCAGTTAAATATGATGATGCCTATGGCATGTACCGTATTACCGGTATTTACCCGAAATTTACTCTCCGTATTGATGATGTGAAAATTATTGTGACTCGCAGTGACAATAGTTCTCATGGAGCCTCGTAA
- a CDS encoding TrbI/VirB10 family protein: protein MSNEKIPPEKKKLITYLLLSLGVVTIILFVMTIWGIVNKKQVPPPKVSPPSTNATSTNNIYSPEQFEEKVKTTKNTHVQEVDVNEHKQTNIEIALAKERIKFQVAELNRGLNASKSTWLSQSQFTNQTQASSPAKIKNSTIDDLEKQRDETAKRIEEVRQVRSAIEQNGGSNISTEKLEQIRRKFSLPPPNIVGFTRSNRYNADVSGKIRLSIGTVIPVLTTTTTVSDYSGLFKGVVSQDIYDVKYQYVLIPKGSEVIMKSVKITNVNEPIQARVGITVPWIILPNGNKIDMSKSSGLDREGIGAIKDEVNYHAMAQFMGVAAYALLSSSSSYEGSGANNDNSYKGEMGDAFRQQTAPIAKKYLSLTPTITIKAGQSMNIITEDEMYLKAWKSVYQDYQ, encoded by the coding sequence ATGTCTAATGAAAAAATACCGCCCGAAAAGAAAAAATTAATAACGTATTTATTGTTGTCATTGGGTGTTGTTACGATAATTTTATTTGTGATGACCATTTGGGGAATAGTCAATAAAAAACAAGTACCTCCACCAAAAGTCTCACCCCCTAGCACCAATGCAACCTCTACGAATAACATTTATTCACCAGAACAATTTGAAGAGAAGGTCAAAACGACAAAAAACACTCATGTTCAGGAGGTTGATGTTAACGAACATAAACAAACAAACATTGAGATAGCGCTAGCTAAGGAGCGTATCAAATTTCAGGTCGCCGAATTAAATAGAGGATTAAATGCGTCAAAGAGTACCTGGTTAAGTCAATCCCAATTTACAAATCAAACTCAAGCATCTTCACCGGCTAAAATAAAAAACAGCACGATTGATGACTTAGAAAAACAACGTGATGAGACAGCTAAACGAATTGAAGAAGTGCGTCAGGTTAGATCGGCGATTGAGCAGAACGGGGGTTCTAATATTTCGACTGAAAAATTAGAACAAATCAGACGTAAATTTTCTCTTCCCCCTCCCAACATTGTTGGATTTACCCGTTCAAATAGATACAACGCGGATGTCAGCGGGAAAATACGATTATCGATTGGTACGGTGATCCCAGTATTAACCACTACCACAACGGTGAGTGATTATTCTGGCCTATTTAAGGGTGTCGTTAGTCAGGATATTTATGATGTGAAATATCAATACGTTCTGATACCAAAAGGCTCAGAGGTGATCATGAAATCGGTTAAAATCACTAATGTGAATGAACCAATTCAGGCGAGAGTAGGTATCACTGTTCCGTGGATAATCCTTCCTAACGGCAACAAAATCGATATGTCGAAATCTAGCGGTTTAGATCGAGAGGGAATTGGTGCCATAAAAGATGAGGTAAATTATCATGCAATGGCTCAATTTATGGGTGTAGCTGCCTATGCTCTATTGTCCTCAAGTAGCTCGTATGAGGGCAGCGGTGCGAATAATGATAATAGCTATAAGGGCGAAATGGGCGATGCATTTCGACAACAAACAGCGCCTATCGCAAAAAAATATTTATCACTAACTCCAACCATCACCATTAAAGCCGGTCAGTCGATGAATATCATCACTGAAGATGAAATGTATTTGAAAGCCTGGAAAAGCGTCTATCAGGATTATCAATAG